The following coding sequences are from one Deltaproteobacteria bacterium window:
- a CDS encoding KamA family radical SAM protein, which produces MSFQGSEAFGVCRAGGSCCPCPSTPGSGLSLRLSVSPDLWNDWRWQFENRLRGEGGLARIFGPGGIDACRRVLGPYPFAATPYYLSLADWSNPQDPILAQCLPDPREVCFHLPGSGKDPLAEEVHSPVPGLIHRYPDRALLVTTSLCAVLCRHCNRKRNWRRPWALSRDGFKAAVDYIRKTPSIREVIFSGGDALLVNPAVLDAWMGEIRRIPHVEVLRIGTRVPVVMPMRVTDDLVRILERHRPLWVNTQFNHPREVTPEAATACERILRAGIPVSNQTVLLKGVNDSPETIQALCHALQRISVRPYYLFQCDTVEGTDHFRTPISTGISIIESLWGRTGGLAIPNYVVDLPEGGGKARAVPSHLVSMDGDAAVFRTSEGRTVRYPLPPVPD; this is translated from the coding sequence ATGTCTTTCCAGGGATCTGAGGCGTTCGGGGTCTGCCGTGCAGGAGGGTCCTGTTGTCCGTGCCCTTCCACCCCGGGATCCGGCCTTTCTCTCCGCCTTTCAGTTTCTCCAGACCTTTGGAATGATTGGCGGTGGCAGTTCGAAAACCGGCTCCGGGGTGAGGGAGGTCTTGCCCGGATCTTCGGCCCTGGAGGGATCGACGCATGCCGCAGGGTGTTGGGGCCCTATCCCTTTGCCGCGACCCCCTATTACCTCTCCCTTGCCGACTGGTCCAACCCGCAGGATCCTATCCTTGCCCAGTGCCTGCCCGACCCCCGGGAGGTCTGCTTTCATCTCCCAGGCTCAGGTAAGGACCCCCTTGCCGAGGAGGTCCACTCCCCTGTCCCCGGGCTGATCCACCGCTATCCTGATCGCGCACTCCTCGTGACCACAAGCCTTTGCGCCGTCCTCTGCCGTCACTGCAACCGGAAGCGGAACTGGCGCCGTCCTTGGGCCCTCTCCAGGGATGGGTTCAAGGCGGCTGTGGATTATATAAGGAAGACCCCCTCGATCCGCGAGGTGATCTTCTCCGGGGGTGACGCCCTCCTTGTGAACCCTGCGGTCCTCGACGCCTGGATGGGGGAGATCAGGAGGATCCCCCACGTGGAGGTGCTCAGGATCGGGACCCGGGTCCCGGTGGTCATGCCTATGCGCGTGACTGACGACCTCGTCCGGATCCTCGAGCGGCACCGCCCCCTCTGGGTCAACACACAGTTCAACCACCCCAGGGAGGTGACTCCCGAGGCAGCCACGGCTTGCGAGCGCATCCTCAGGGCCGGTATCCCGGTCTCGAACCAGACAGTTCTCCTTAAGGGGGTGAACGACTCTCCCGAAACGATCCAGGCCCTCTGTCACGCCCTTCAGCGGATCTCAGTAAGGCCCTATTATCTCTTTCAGTGCGATACGGTTGAAGGGACGGATCACTTCCGGACGCCGATCTCAACGGGCATCTCGATCATCGAGTCCCTCTGGGGAAGGACCGGCGGCCTTGCCATCCCGAACTATGTGGTGGATCTGCCCGAAGGGGGGGGCAAGGCCAGGGCCGTTCCGTCCCACCTCGTCTCCATGGACGGAGATGCCGCCGTCTTCCGGACCTCGGAAGGACGGACCGTCAGGTATCCCCTCCCGCCGGTGCCTGACTAA
- a CDS encoding adenylosuccinate synthase, with protein MATVVIVGTQWGDEGKGKVVDLLTEYADVIVRFQGGNNAGHTLVVGGEKFIFHLIPSGILHEDKLCLIGNGVVLDPAVIISEMDELASKGRAVPSSRLRISENTHVILPYHKALDLAREQAKDPGKRLGTTGRGIGPAYEDKIRRCGIKMADLVDRDLFREKLRENVAEKNFLLTKMFGADPLNEKSIYDEYVRYAERLAPYVDNCSVLMEEARRKGRNILFEGAQGAQLDIDHGTYPFVTSSNTVAGGACTGAGIGPSRIDAVIGICKAYTTRVGGGPFPTELKDETGDRIQARGAEFGATTGRRRRCGWLDGVVLRDAVRLNGLDGLAITKLDVLSGIDPLKVCMEYESGGQKFRHMPANIRRVEAARPILKELPGWKEDISGVRGMDDLPKAARDYIAFIEDLSGVPAVLVSVGPGREETLLLRNPFEVPLRA; from the coding sequence ATGGCGACTGTTGTCATCGTGGGCACCCAGTGGGGTGATGAAGGAAAGGGGAAGGTCGTGGACCTCCTTACGGAATATGCCGACGTAATCGTCCGATTCCAGGGGGGAAACAACGCTGGTCATACCCTCGTGGTCGGCGGGGAGAAGTTCATCTTCCACCTCATCCCCTCGGGGATCCTCCACGAGGACAAGCTCTGCCTCATCGGAAACGGGGTCGTCCTGGATCCGGCGGTCATCATCTCCGAGATGGACGAACTCGCCTCCAAGGGGCGAGCGGTCCCTTCCTCACGGCTCCGGATCAGCGAAAACACCCACGTCATCCTCCCCTACCACAAGGCCCTGGATCTGGCACGCGAACAGGCCAAGGACCCGGGGAAGAGGCTTGGCACCACAGGGCGGGGCATCGGTCCGGCTTACGAGGACAAGATCCGCAGGTGTGGGATCAAGATGGCCGACCTGGTGGATCGGGATCTCTTTCGAGAAAAGCTCCGGGAGAATGTCGCCGAGAAGAATTTCCTCCTGACGAAGATGTTTGGCGCCGATCCCCTCAATGAAAAGTCCATCTATGATGAATACGTGCGCTACGCCGAGAGGCTCGCCCCTTATGTGGACAACTGTTCCGTGCTCATGGAAGAGGCCCGCCGCAAAGGGAGGAACATCCTTTTCGAGGGTGCCCAGGGGGCCCAGCTCGACATCGATCACGGGACCTATCCGTTCGTCACCTCCTCCAATACCGTGGCCGGGGGCGCATGCACTGGCGCAGGGATCGGGCCGAGCAGGATCGACGCAGTGATCGGGATCTGCAAAGCGTACACGACCCGGGTGGGAGGAGGACCCTTCCCCACCGAGCTTAAGGACGAGACCGGAGACAGGATCCAGGCACGGGGCGCCGAGTTCGGGGCCACTACGGGTAGGCGTCGCCGCTGCGGGTGGCTCGACGGTGTGGTCCTTCGGGATGCGGTGAGGCTGAACGGTCTCGACGGGCTTGCCATCACGAAGCTCGACGTCCTCTCTGGCATCGACCCCCTGAAGGTCTGCATGGAATACGAGTCTGGCGGGCAAAAGTTCAGGCACATGCCCGCCAATATCCGCAGGGTCGAGGCCGCGCGTCCAATTCTCAAGGAGCTTCCAGGCTGGAAGGAAGACATCTCGGGGGTAAGGGGCATGGACGACCTTCCCAAGGCGGCCCGGGACTATATCGCCTTCATAGAGGACCTCTCCGGGGTCCCGGCCGTGCTCGTCTCCGTTGGGCCGGGTCGGGAGGAGACCCTGCTTCTCAGGAATCCCTTCGAGGTCCCCCTCAGGGCGTGA
- the polA gene encoding DNA polymerase I, translating into MPEKRGLKTYRAPALYLVDASSYLYRAFFAIREHLSTRDGFPTKAIFGITNMLVKVLREKDPEFLAMVWDAPGKTFRHDLYPKYKANRPPMPEELSRQIPHVREIVSALGLVQVEVEGYEADDIIATISRRHKEGPVVIVSGDKDLLQLLGPDVTLWDPMKDEVVDEATVRERFGLPPQALLDVQALSGDPTDNIPGCQGVGPKTAIKLIQTYGSLDTLLERLDELPKGRLAETLRQEKSSLPLWRRLVGLADDAPVPVDSESYRRQPPDRKRLKEIFERFELARFLTELGPGKAISFEEYALVQDRGTLEAWAAAIREKGWVVVDTETTSEFPLSASLVGISICASPPAAAYVPVGHETSEAQIPLATVREVLAPILADPAVRKVGQNIKYDLLVLERHGMGLAGIEGDTMIASYLLNPSRRQHNLGEIAQEYLGHRMTSFREVTADQKRIKNFARVPLALARDYSCEDAHVTALAADILWKRLREDGLWDLFKEVEIPLLEVLARMEKTGILVDRAALLDLSREFGERLGVLEEEIHTLAGGPFNINSPQQLAEVLFVRCGLPQIKKTRKKTGYSTDVEVLTELARHHPLPERILAYRNLQKLKSTYVDGLLSMIDPKTGRVHTSFNQTVTATGRLSSSEPNLQNIPVRTEEGRRIRAVFTAPEGSVLVSADYSQIDLRVLAHYSRDPALVSAFHAGEDIHTRTASEVFGVAPGLVTPEMRRVAKTVNFGIVYGMSAFGLAKELGIGRREAQEFINRYFSTYPGVKRYMEEVVAAAREKGFVTTILGRRRAIPDIASPVKSVREFAERTAINTPIQGTAADIIKVAMLRVDKALRERGLGARILLQVHDELVIEVPAAQVGDVSDLLKGEMENAMELIVPLSVSVKQGPDWASLEDL; encoded by the coding sequence ATGCCTGAAAAAAGAGGCCTAAAAACATATAGAGCCCCTGCCCTTTACCTCGTCGACGCGAGCTCCTATCTCTATCGGGCATTCTTCGCCATCCGGGAGCACCTTTCCACCCGGGACGGCTTTCCCACAAAGGCCATCTTCGGGATCACGAACATGCTCGTGAAGGTACTCAGGGAGAAGGACCCGGAATTCCTTGCCATGGTCTGGGACGCACCTGGAAAGACCTTCCGGCACGACCTTTACCCGAAATACAAGGCGAACCGCCCGCCCATGCCCGAGGAACTCTCCCGCCAGATCCCCCATGTGCGAGAGATCGTCTCGGCCCTCGGACTCGTCCAGGTGGAGGTGGAGGGATACGAGGCGGACGACATCATCGCGACCATCTCCCGGCGCCACAAGGAAGGGCCGGTGGTCATCGTCTCCGGAGACAAGGACCTCCTCCAGCTCCTGGGGCCTGACGTCACCCTCTGGGACCCAATGAAGGACGAGGTCGTGGACGAGGCAACGGTCCGGGAACGTTTCGGGCTCCCGCCCCAGGCCCTTCTTGACGTCCAGGCCCTTTCCGGGGACCCGACCGACAACATACCTGGGTGTCAGGGTGTGGGGCCTAAAACAGCCATAAAGCTCATCCAGACCTACGGATCCCTTGACACACTCCTCGAGAGGCTTGACGAACTCCCCAAGGGGAGGCTCGCCGAGACCCTCAGGCAGGAGAAGTCCTCGCTCCCCCTGTGGAGAAGGCTCGTCGGGCTCGCGGATGACGCGCCGGTCCCGGTTGACTCCGAAAGCTACAGACGGCAGCCACCTGACCGGAAGCGCCTCAAGGAGATCTTCGAGAGGTTCGAGCTTGCGCGCTTCCTCACGGAGCTCGGACCAGGCAAGGCCATCTCCTTCGAGGAATACGCGCTCGTCCAGGACCGGGGCACCCTTGAGGCCTGGGCCGCCGCCATTCGGGAAAAGGGCTGGGTCGTGGTGGACACGGAGACCACGAGCGAATTCCCATTAAGCGCCTCACTCGTCGGCATCTCCATCTGTGCGTCCCCCCCGGCAGCCGCCTATGTCCCGGTGGGCCACGAGACCAGCGAGGCCCAGATCCCGTTGGCGACCGTACGGGAGGTCCTGGCCCCGATACTTGCCGACCCAGCCGTCAGGAAGGTGGGGCAGAACATCAAGTACGACCTCCTCGTCCTTGAAAGACACGGAATGGGGCTTGCCGGGATCGAGGGCGACACCATGATCGCATCCTATCTCCTCAATCCCTCCCGGCGCCAGCACAACCTCGGGGAGATCGCCCAGGAGTATCTTGGTCATCGCATGACGAGCTTTCGGGAGGTGACCGCGGACCAGAAGAGGATCAAAAACTTTGCCCGCGTCCCCTTGGCCCTCGCCCGGGACTACTCGTGTGAGGACGCCCACGTCACCGCCCTTGCCGCAGATATCCTCTGGAAACGCCTTCGGGAAGACGGGCTCTGGGACCTCTTCAAAGAGGTGGAGATCCCGCTCCTCGAGGTCCTGGCCCGCATGGAGAAAACAGGGATTCTCGTGGACAGGGCCGCCCTTCTGGATCTGTCCCGCGAATTCGGGGAGCGGCTCGGCGTCCTTGAAGAGGAGATCCACACCCTTGCCGGAGGGCCTTTCAACATCAACTCCCCCCAGCAGCTTGCAGAGGTCCTCTTCGTGCGCTGCGGGCTCCCCCAGATCAAGAAGACCAGGAAGAAGACCGGGTACTCCACGGACGTGGAGGTCCTCACAGAGCTCGCCAGACACCACCCGCTTCCCGAAAGGATCCTTGCCTACCGGAATCTCCAGAAACTCAAGTCCACGTATGTGGATGGGCTCCTCTCCATGATCGACCCAAAGACCGGGCGGGTCCACACCTCCTTCAATCAGACCGTAACCGCCACGGGAAGACTCTCTTCGAGCGAGCCGAACCTACAGAACATCCCGGTCCGGACCGAAGAGGGCCGCAGGATCCGGGCCGTCTTCACCGCTCCGGAAGGCTCGGTCCTGGTCTCTGCGGACTATTCCCAGATAGATCTTCGGGTGCTTGCCCATTACTCGCGGGATCCGGCCCTCGTCTCCGCCTTTCACGCCGGAGAAGACATCCACACCCGCACGGCAAGCGAGGTCTTCGGCGTGGCCCCGGGGCTCGTGACCCCTGAGATGCGCCGGGTTGCAAAGACCGTGAACTTCGGCATCGTCTATGGCATGAGCGCATTCGGACTTGCCAAGGAGCTCGGCATCGGGAGACGGGAGGCACAGGAATTCATCAACCGGTACTTCTCCACGTATCCCGGTGTAAAACGCTACATGGAGGAGGTAGTGGCTGCGGCAAGGGAAAAGGGCTTTGTGACCACGATCCTCGGCAGACGCCGTGCCATCCCTGACATCGCAAGCCCGGTAAAGAGCGTGAGGGAGTTCGCGGAACGGACTGCCATCAACACGCCCATCCAGGGTACTGCCGCGGACATCATCAAGGTCGCCATGCTCCGGGTGGACAAGGCGCTCCGAGAGCGGGGCCTCGGGGCGCGCATACTTCTCCAGGTCCACGACGAGCTCGTCATCGAGGTCCCTGCTGCCCAAGTCGGGGATGTCTCCGATCTCCTCAAGGGCGAAATGGAGAACGCCATGGAACTCATCGTCCCCCTTTCGGTCTCTGTGAAGCAGGGGCCGGACTGGGCCTCTCTTGAGGATCTCTGA
- a CDS encoding DUF1015 domain-containing protein, giving the protein MAEIRAFRGIRYREDKAGDIAGLVAPPYDVVGEDERDRIVSCNPRNIFALELPKGGPCGLPEQERYTCAERLFKDWLRQGVLALEDTPSVYPYEITFSHRGRRLTRTGFVALVRIEHWEAKVILPHEKTFDKVTEDRLLLTRATRARFSQVFALYRPNPRARAVLSGVRKEVLATVEDSLGNVHVFSKATDPEAIRELAEAISASPLYIADGHHRYTTALRYRDEMRARNGNPNAPYNYLMTYLVDAGDPGLVVLPTHRVVTFPEAPDPVGCAEKAAGAVERDPVEPGRSPSETAHRVSTLLAARPERRGVGLVWDGRAEIWWETGQGLSGISKVLSRLDVLFLNDVVLKGVFGITPEANGQGAAIAYTPDAASAATNLAGNQILFILRGTPTEDVLDIADAGLTMPHKSTFFAPKILTGFVLHSLDPENRAME; this is encoded by the coding sequence ATGGCTGAAATCCGGGCATTTCGCGGCATACGCTACCGCGAGGACAAGGCGGGCGATATTGCGGGTCTTGTTGCCCCGCCCTACGACGTTGTGGGGGAAGATGAACGGGACAGGATCGTCTCCTGCAACCCCCGTAACATCTTTGCCCTCGAGCTCCCTAAGGGCGGGCCGTGCGGGCTCCCCGAGCAGGAACGATATACCTGCGCCGAACGACTCTTCAAGGACTGGCTTCGGCAAGGAGTCCTCGCCCTGGAAGACACCCCTTCTGTCTATCCCTACGAAATCACCTTTTCACACAGGGGAAGGCGGCTCACAAGGACGGGTTTTGTCGCCCTCGTCCGCATCGAGCACTGGGAGGCAAAGGTCATCCTCCCCCACGAGAAGACCTTTGACAAGGTCACCGAGGACCGGCTCCTCCTCACCCGAGCGACCCGGGCCCGTTTCAGCCAGGTCTTCGCCCTCTACCGGCCGAATCCGAGGGCGCGGGCCGTGCTTTCGGGCGTCCGTAAGGAGGTCCTTGCAACGGTCGAAGACAGCCTCGGAAACGTCCACGTCTTTTCAAAGGCCACTGACCCGGAGGCCATCCGGGAACTTGCCGAGGCCATTTCCGCCTCCCCCCTTTACATCGCCGACGGCCATCACCGTTACACCACTGCCCTTCGATACCGGGACGAGATGAGGGCGAGAAACGGAAACCCGAACGCACCGTACAATTACCTTATGACCTATCTCGTGGACGCCGGCGACCCAGGGCTCGTGGTCCTTCCCACGCACCGGGTCGTCACCTTTCCAGAGGCCCCGGATCCTGTTGGTTGCGCGGAAAAGGCGGCAGGGGCCGTGGAGAGGGATCCTGTCGAACCCGGGCGTTCCCCTTCTGAGACAGCCCATCGGGTTTCGACCCTCCTTGCGGCCCGTCCGGAAAGAAGAGGCGTCGGCTTAGTCTGGGATGGCCGCGCCGAGATCTGGTGGGAGACAGGGCAGGGCCTTTCCGGGATCTCGAAGGTCCTTTCCCGGCTTGACGTCCTGTTTTTGAACGATGTCGTCTTGAAAGGGGTCTTCGGGATCACCCCGGAGGCAAACGGACAGGGCGCAGCCATTGCCTACACCCCGGATGCCGCATCTGCAGCGACAAATCTTGCCGGAAACCAGATCCTTTTCATCCTAAGAGGCACCCCGACCGAGGATGTCCTTGATATCGCAGACGCAGGGCTCACCATGCCACACAAATCCACGTTCTTTGCCCCCAAGATCCTCACCGGCTTCGTGCTCCACTCACTCGATCCGGAAAACAGGGCCATGGAGTAA
- a CDS encoding sodium-dependent transporter — MEREHWGTRIGLILAMAGNAVGLGNFLRFPTQAAQNGGGVFMIPYMICLVVIAIPLMWVEWGIGRYGGVRGHGTTPAIFPLLWKNRFAKYVGVLGLFVPFSVVCYYLYIESWTLGYAVMSATGMLPGPVSPDGPLDSNITVKPFQDLLASYTGMGGSDIQRPSAMAYGIFVLTAALNIWILIRGISGGIELLAKVAMPALFIMGLVLMLRILTLETPQGSAVDGLNFLWTPDWGEILQPKVWLAAAGQVFFTLSLGFGAIITYASYLKKNDDLVVSGLSATSLNEFAEVILGSSIAIPAAAAFFGVAIARDVAASGSFNLAFVSMPVIFANIPFGAFFGFLWFALLFIAGLTSSVAIIQPVIAFLEDEFRLSRPVAVTAAMIPILGIAHVPIFFANALDEMDFWAGTFLVVIFALAEVLIFFWAFDPGKAWREMNRGGIIRIPRFFFPIFRYVTPAFLFVITVWWTVDVLPGYLVGGAWTAWFTREILIGIAFLFCLLVFIAERKKKG; from the coding sequence ATGGAAAGGGAACACTGGGGCACGCGCATCGGGCTTATCCTCGCCATGGCTGGAAACGCCGTGGGGCTCGGGAATTTTCTCCGGTTTCCCACCCAGGCCGCCCAGAACGGTGGTGGGGTCTTCATGATCCCCTACATGATCTGCCTCGTCGTCATTGCCATCCCCCTTATGTGGGTGGAGTGGGGGATCGGGCGCTACGGCGGGGTGAGGGGACACGGAACCACACCGGCCATCTTTCCCCTTCTCTGGAAAAACCGGTTCGCGAAATACGTGGGTGTCCTCGGGCTCTTCGTCCCATTCTCCGTGGTCTGCTACTACCTCTATATCGAGTCCTGGACCCTGGGCTATGCCGTCATGTCTGCGACCGGGATGCTCCCCGGCCCTGTCTCCCCTGACGGCCCCCTCGATTCGAACATCACGGTGAAGCCATTCCAGGACCTTCTTGCCTCTTACACGGGCATGGGAGGCAGTGACATCCAGCGCCCGTCCGCCATGGCCTACGGGATCTTCGTCCTCACCGCCGCCCTGAACATCTGGATCCTCATCCGCGGGATCTCGGGCGGGATCGAGCTCCTCGCCAAGGTCGCCATGCCAGCCCTTTTCATCATGGGCTTGGTCCTCATGCTCAGGATCCTCACCCTCGAGACCCCCCAAGGTAGCGCAGTTGACGGTCTCAATTTCCTCTGGACGCCGGATTGGGGGGAGATATTACAGCCCAAGGTCTGGCTCGCCGCAGCCGGGCAGGTCTTCTTCACCCTGAGCCTGGGTTTCGGGGCCATCATCACCTATGCCTCATACCTCAAAAAAAATGACGACCTCGTGGTTTCAGGCCTCTCCGCCACCTCCCTCAACGAGTTCGCCGAGGTGATCCTCGGGTCCTCTATCGCTATCCCTGCTGCTGCCGCCTTCTTCGGCGTCGCAATCGCCCGGGATGTGGCCGCATCCGGGTCCTTCAACCTCGCCTTCGTGAGCATGCCCGTCATCTTTGCGAACATCCCGTTCGGTGCCTTTTTCGGATTTCTCTGGTTCGCCCTCCTCTTTATCGCAGGCCTCACCTCCTCTGTCGCCATAATCCAGCCGGTGATCGCCTTCCTCGAGGACGAATTTCGGCTCTCCCGGCCCGTTGCCGTGACCGCGGCCATGATCCCCATCCTAGGCATCGCACACGTCCCCATCTTTTTTGCGAACGCCCTGGACGAGATGGACTTCTGGGCCGGGACCTTCCTCGTGGTGATCTTCGCCCTGGCCGAGGTCCTGATCTTCTTCTGGGCCTTCGATCCAGGAAAGGCCTGGCGCGAGATGAACCGTGGGGGGATCATCCGGATCCCACGTTTCTTCTTCCCCATCTTTCGCTACGTGACACCGGCCTTCCTTTTCGTCATCACCGTCTGGTGGACAGTGGACGTCCTGCCAGGCTATCTCGTAGGCGGGGCCTGGACCGCATGGTTCACGCGCGAGATCCTCATAGGTATCGCCTTTCTTTTCTGTCTCCTCGTCTTTATCGCCGAAAGGAAGAAAAAGGGATGA
- a CDS encoding replication-associated recombination protein A, with the protein MRPRTFEEFVGQRHLLAEGKILKGLVNRAVLPSLILWGPPGCGKTTLARLLAQSVDADFISFSAVLSGVKELRAVIEEAKENAARKKATILFVDEIHRFNKAQQDAFLPHVESGLVTLIGATTENPSFEIISPLLSRCRVVTLEPLGEEDLSVLLDRAVSDRERGLGVLELSIDEDAKKALIGRSDGDARTLLNNLELTAELAVSARPEGKGAKITIAIVEEAIQQKALRYDKSGEEHYNLISAFHKSLRGSDPDAALYWLARMLAAGEAPHYIARRMIRFASEDVGNADPFALTLAVSALDAFDFLGSPEGELALAQAAVYLATAPKSNAVYAAYGDAQADARKFGTLPVPLHIRNAPTRLMKELGYGEGYRYAHDYEEAIVDQDYLPRELRGRVYYHPTTRGHERLVKERLEKWRKILSARRARQGEQA; encoded by the coding sequence ATGCGGCCCCGGACCTTCGAGGAGTTCGTGGGCCAGCGCCATCTTCTTGCCGAGGGAAAAATCCTCAAGGGCCTCGTTAACCGGGCCGTCTTACCCTCCCTCATCCTCTGGGGGCCGCCCGGATGCGGAAAGACCACCCTCGCCCGGCTCCTCGCCCAGTCCGTGGACGCCGATTTCATATCATTTTCGGCAGTCCTCTCCGGGGTGAAGGAACTTCGGGCAGTAATCGAAGAGGCCAAGGAGAATGCGGCCCGCAAGAAGGCGACCATCCTCTTCGTGGACGAGATCCACCGGTTCAACAAGGCCCAGCAGGACGCCTTCCTCCCCCATGTGGAAAGCGGCCTCGTAACCCTCATCGGGGCCACGACCGAGAATCCCTCTTTCGAGATCATCTCCCCGCTACTTTCCCGTTGCCGGGTCGTTACCCTCGAACCCCTCGGCGAGGAGGACCTCTCCGTCCTCCTTGACCGGGCCGTCTCAGACCGGGAACGGGGTCTCGGGGTCCTTGAGCTTTCCATTGACGAGGATGCGAAAAAGGCCCTCATCGGGCGTTCGGACGGAGACGCCCGGACCCTCCTGAACAACCTGGAGCTGACGGCAGAGCTCGCCGTCTCGGCCCGGCCTGAGGGAAAGGGAGCAAAGATCACCATCGCGATCGTGGAAGAGGCGATCCAGCAAAAGGCCCTCCGCTATGACAAGTCCGGGGAGGAGCACTACAACCTCATCTCCGCCTTTCACAAAAGCCTGCGGGGAAGCGACCCTGACGCCGCCCTCTACTGGCTCGCCCGCATGCTCGCAGCCGGCGAGGCCCCCCACTACATCGCCCGGCGCATGATCCGTTTCGCATCAGAAGACGTGGGAAACGCCGATCCCTTCGCCCTCACCCTTGCCGTCAGCGCCCTTGATGCCTTTGATTTTTTGGGATCCCCCGAGGGGGAACTCGCGCTTGCGCAGGCAGCCGTCTATCTCGCCACCGCACCCAAGAGCAACGCCGTTTATGCCGCATACGGAGATGCCCAGGCCGATGCCCGCAAATTCGGGACACTCCCGGTGCCGCTCCACATCAGAAACGCACCCACCCGGCTCATGAAGGAACTCGGCTACGGCGAAGGATACCGCTATGCACACGACTACGAGGAGGCGATCGTGGATCAGGACTACCTCCCCAGGGAACTCAGGGGCCGCGTCTACTACCACCCGACCACCCGTGGCCACGAACGCCTCGTCAAGGAGCGGCTCGAGAAGTGGAGAAAGATACTTTCCGCACGAAGGGCCCGGCAAGGGGAACAGGCATGA
- a CDS encoding transposase: protein MTCFLNLAKEWISGEKLLAPVQKAIRTVEKYRENILARWSSEHNNGRIEALNGIFQAAQAKARGYRNVETFISIIYLLAAPIQELIKFPTK from the coding sequence CTGACCTGTTTTCTGAACCTTGCCAAGGAATGGATCTCAGGAGAAAAACTCCTTGCTCCGGTCCAAAAGGCCATCCGAACGGTGGAAAAATACCGGGAAAACATCCTTGCCCGCTGGTCATCCGAACACAACAACGGCCGCATCGAGGCCTTAAACGGCATCTTCCAGGCCGCCCAGGCAAAGGCAAGGGGATACCGCAATGTCGAGACCTTCATCAGCATCATCTACCTCCTCGCCGCCCCCATCCAGGAACTGATCAAATTCCCAACGAAATGA